From Aquila chrysaetos chrysaetos chromosome 3, bAquChr1.4, whole genome shotgun sequence, the proteins below share one genomic window:
- the NELFCD gene encoding negative elongation factor C/D isoform X1, translating to MEDADYFEGSAAEWGNEADGGTQDDEDGEGEDDAEVQQECLKKFSTPDYIMEPSIFNTLKRYFQAGGSPENVIQLLSENYTAVAQTVNLLAEWLIQTGVEPVQVQETVENHLKSLLIKHFDPRKADSIFTEEGETPAWLEQMIAHTTWRDLFYKLAEAHPDCLMLNFTVKLISDAGYQGEITSVSTACQQLEVFSRVLRTSLATILDGGEENLEKNLPEFAKMVCHGEHTYLFAQSMMSILAQEEQGGSAVRRIAQEVQRYAHEKGHDASQITLALGTAASYPRACQALGAMLSKGALNPADITVLFKMFTSMDPPPVELIRVPAFLDLFMQSLFKPGAKINQDHKHKYIHILAYAASVVEMWKKNKRVSINKDELKSTSKAIETVHNLCCNENKGASELVAELSTLYQCIRFPVVAMGVLKWVDWTVSEPRYFQLQTDHTPVHLALLDEISTCHQLLHPQVLQLLVKLFETEHSQLDVMEQLELKKTLLDRMVHLLSRGYVLPVVSYIRKCLEKLDTDISLIRYFVTEVLDVIAPPYTSDFVQLFLPILENESIAGTIKTEGEHDPVTEFIGKSHLFFAYLLPFVFVTTCK from the exons ATGGAGGACGCCGATTACTTCGAAGGCAGCGCGGCGGAGTGGGGGAACGAGGCGGACGGAGGGACG CAAGACGATGAGGACGGGGAGGGAGAAGACGATGCCGAAGTCCAGCAAGAATGCCTGAAGAAATTTTCAACCCCAGACTATATAATGGAGCCGTCAATATTTAACACGTTAAAGAG ATATTTCCAAGCAGGAGGTTCTCCAGAGAATGTTATCCAGCTCCTCTCTGAAAACTACACTGCAGTGGCACAGACTGTAAATTTGCTGGCAGAGTGGCTCATTCAAACAG GTGTTGAGCCAGTGCAAGTTCAGGAGACTGTAGAAAACCATTTAAAGAGCTTACTTATCAAGCATTTTGACCCTCGGAAAGCAGATTCCATCTTtacagaggaaggagag ACGCCAGCCTGGCTTGAGCAAATGATAGCACATACTACATGGAGAGATCTCTTTTACAAGTTGGCAGAAGCCCATCCCGACTGTTTAATGCTTAATTTTACTGTGAAG ctTATATCTGATGCTGGATATCAGGGGGAAATAACAAGTGTTTCAACAGCATGTCAGCAATTAGAAGTATTTTCCAGAGTCCTGCGTACATCTCTGGCAACAATTTTAGATGGTGGAgaagaaaaccttgaaaaaaaccTCCCTGAGTTTGCt AAGATGGTGTGCCATGGAGAACACACTTATCTTTTTGCTCAGTCTATGATGTCCATATTAGCTCAAGAAGAGCAAGGAGGGTCAGCTGTCAGACGGATTGCTCAGGAGGTTCAGCGATACGCTCATGAGAA AGGCCATGATGCTAGTCAGATCACTTTAGCACTGGGTACTGCAGCCTCCTATCCTCGAGCGTGTCAGGCTCTTGGTGCGATGTTGTCCAAAGGAGCTCTGAATCCAGCAGATATCACTGTCCTGTTCAAAATGTTTACAAGCATGGACCCACCTCCAGTAGAACTG attCGAGTACCTGCCTTTCTGGACCTCTTCATGCAGTCATTGTTTAAGCCAGGTGCTAAGATCAACCAGGACcacaaacataaatatattCACATACTGGCATATGCAGCTAGTGTAGTAGAGATGTGGAAAAAG AACAAGAGAGTCAGCATAAACAAGGATGAACTCAAGTCAACTTCAAAAGCCATTGAAACTGTTCACAATCTGTGTTGCAATGAGAACAAAGGAGCATCAGAGTTGGTTGCAGAACTGAGCACTCTCTACCAGTGCATCAG GTTCCCAGTGGTGGCAATGGGTGTATTAAAATGGGTGGATTGGACAGTGTCAGAACCACGATACTTCCAACTGCAGACTGATCACACTCCAGTTCATCTGGCATTATTGGATGAG ATCAGTACATGCCATCAGCTGCTTCATCCCCAAGTTCTACAACTTCTTGTCAAGCTCTTTGAAACAGAACATTCGCAGCTTGATGTAATGGAGCAG CTGGAATTGAAGAAGACTCTCTTGGATAGAATGGTGCACTTACTCAGTCGAGGATATGTTCTACCTGTTGTCAGCTATATCCGCAAATGCCTGGAGAAGCTAGATACCGATATCTCTCTCATCAGATACTTTGTTACAGAG GTGCTTGATGTGATTGCTCCTCCATATACCTCAGACTTTgtacagctttttcttccaatcTTGGAGAATGAAAGTATTGCAGGTACTATTAAAACAGAAGGCGAACATGACCCTGTCACTGAGTTTATAGGTAAGTCGCATTTATTCTTTGCATACCTGCTTCCATTTGTATTTGTTACGACTTGCAAATAA
- the NELFCD gene encoding negative elongation factor C/D isoform X2 has protein sequence MEDADYFEGSAAEWGNEADGGTQDDEDGEGEDDAEVQQECLKKFSTPDYIMEPSIFNTLKRYFQAGGSPENVIQLLSENYTAVAQTVNLLAEWLIQTGVEPVQVQETVENHLKSLLIKHFDPRKADSIFTEEGETPAWLEQMIAHTTWRDLFYKLAEAHPDCLMLNFTVKLISDAGYQGEITSVSTACQQLEVFSRVLRTSLATILDGGEENLEKNLPEFAKMVCHGEHTYLFAQSMMSILAQEEQGGSAVRRIAQEVQRYAHEKGHDASQITLALGTAASYPRACQALGAMLSKGALNPADITVLFKMFTSMDPPPVELIRVPAFLDLFMQSLFKPGAKINQDHKHKYIHILAYAASVVEMWKKNKRVSINKDELKSTSKAIETVHNLCCNENKGASELVAELSTLYQCIRFPVVAMGVLKWVDWTVSEPRYFQLQTDHTPVHLALLDEISTCHQLLHPQVLQLLVKLFETEHSQLDVMEQLELKKTLLDRMVHLLSRGYVLPVVSYIRKCLEKLDTDISLIRYFVTEVLDVIAPPYTSDFVQLFLPILENESIAGTIKTEGEHDPVTEFIAHCKSNFIMMN, from the exons ATGGAGGACGCCGATTACTTCGAAGGCAGCGCGGCGGAGTGGGGGAACGAGGCGGACGGAGGGACG CAAGACGATGAGGACGGGGAGGGAGAAGACGATGCCGAAGTCCAGCAAGAATGCCTGAAGAAATTTTCAACCCCAGACTATATAATGGAGCCGTCAATATTTAACACGTTAAAGAG ATATTTCCAAGCAGGAGGTTCTCCAGAGAATGTTATCCAGCTCCTCTCTGAAAACTACACTGCAGTGGCACAGACTGTAAATTTGCTGGCAGAGTGGCTCATTCAAACAG GTGTTGAGCCAGTGCAAGTTCAGGAGACTGTAGAAAACCATTTAAAGAGCTTACTTATCAAGCATTTTGACCCTCGGAAAGCAGATTCCATCTTtacagaggaaggagag ACGCCAGCCTGGCTTGAGCAAATGATAGCACATACTACATGGAGAGATCTCTTTTACAAGTTGGCAGAAGCCCATCCCGACTGTTTAATGCTTAATTTTACTGTGAAG ctTATATCTGATGCTGGATATCAGGGGGAAATAACAAGTGTTTCAACAGCATGTCAGCAATTAGAAGTATTTTCCAGAGTCCTGCGTACATCTCTGGCAACAATTTTAGATGGTGGAgaagaaaaccttgaaaaaaaccTCCCTGAGTTTGCt AAGATGGTGTGCCATGGAGAACACACTTATCTTTTTGCTCAGTCTATGATGTCCATATTAGCTCAAGAAGAGCAAGGAGGGTCAGCTGTCAGACGGATTGCTCAGGAGGTTCAGCGATACGCTCATGAGAA AGGCCATGATGCTAGTCAGATCACTTTAGCACTGGGTACTGCAGCCTCCTATCCTCGAGCGTGTCAGGCTCTTGGTGCGATGTTGTCCAAAGGAGCTCTGAATCCAGCAGATATCACTGTCCTGTTCAAAATGTTTACAAGCATGGACCCACCTCCAGTAGAACTG attCGAGTACCTGCCTTTCTGGACCTCTTCATGCAGTCATTGTTTAAGCCAGGTGCTAAGATCAACCAGGACcacaaacataaatatattCACATACTGGCATATGCAGCTAGTGTAGTAGAGATGTGGAAAAAG AACAAGAGAGTCAGCATAAACAAGGATGAACTCAAGTCAACTTCAAAAGCCATTGAAACTGTTCACAATCTGTGTTGCAATGAGAACAAAGGAGCATCAGAGTTGGTTGCAGAACTGAGCACTCTCTACCAGTGCATCAG GTTCCCAGTGGTGGCAATGGGTGTATTAAAATGGGTGGATTGGACAGTGTCAGAACCACGATACTTCCAACTGCAGACTGATCACACTCCAGTTCATCTGGCATTATTGGATGAG ATCAGTACATGCCATCAGCTGCTTCATCCCCAAGTTCTACAACTTCTTGTCAAGCTCTTTGAAACAGAACATTCGCAGCTTGATGTAATGGAGCAG CTGGAATTGAAGAAGACTCTCTTGGATAGAATGGTGCACTTACTCAGTCGAGGATATGTTCTACCTGTTGTCAGCTATATCCGCAAATGCCTGGAGAAGCTAGATACCGATATCTCTCTCATCAGATACTTTGTTACAGAG GTGCTTGATGTGATTGCTCCTCCATATACCTCAGACTTTgtacagctttttcttccaatcTTGGAGAATGAAAGTATTGCAGGTACTATTAAAACAGAAGGCGAACATGACCCTGTCACTGAGTTTATAG CTCATTGCAAATCTAACTTTATTATGATGAACTAA
- the GNAS gene encoding guanine nucleotide-binding protein G(s) subunit alpha isoform X4, which produces MFDVGGQRDERRKWIQCFNDVTAIIFVVASSSYNMVIREDNQTNRLQEALNLFKSIWNNRWLRTISVILFLNKQDLLAEKVLAGKSKIEDYFPEFARYTTPDDATPEPGEDPRVTRAKYFIRDEFLRISTASGDGRHYCYPHFTCAVDTENIRRVFNDCRDIIQRMHLRQYELL; this is translated from the exons ATGTTTGATGTTGGAGGGCAACGAGATGAACGCCGAAAATGGATCCAGTGTTTTAATG ATGTGACTGCTATCATATTTGTGGTGGCAAGCAGTAGCTACAACATGGTTATACGAGAGGACAATCAGACCAATCGGCTTCAAGAAGCACTAAACCTCTTCAAGAGTATCTGGAACAACAG GTGGCTACGGACCATTTCAGTAATTCTTTTCCTGAATAAACAAGATTTGCTAGCAGAGAAAGTTTTGGCAGGGAAATCTAAAATTGAAGACTACTTTCCAGAATTTGCTCGCTACACTACACCAGATGATG CAACACCAGAGCCTGGTGAGGATCCCAGAGTTACAAGGGCCAAGTATTTTATTAGAGACGAGTTTCTT AGAATCAGCACAGCAAGTGGAGATGGAAGGCACTATTGCTATCCTCACTTCACATGTGCAGTGGATACAGAGAACATCCGGAGGGTTTTCAATGACTGTCGGGACATTATTCAGCGCATGCACCTTCGCCAATACGAGTTGTTGTGA